The Streptomyces sp. cg36 genomic interval CGTGGAGCGCCGGGGGCCGGGTGTAGCAGTCGGGCTCCTTGCGGCCGTCGGCGTAGTAGACCGGGCGCGGGGTGACCGTGATGTCGGTGTCCGCGCCCATCGCGTACCACCAGCAGATGTTGGCGACGGTGTAGCCGGGGTGGGCGCGGCGGGCCGCGTCCCACAGCTTGTCGCCCTCGACCAGGCCGTTGTGCTGGCGCCACAGCAGCACGTCGCCGAGGTCGCGGAAGTACCAGCCGTTGCCGACGATGCCGTGCTCGGCGGGGAGCGTGCCGGTCAGGAAGGTGGACTGGGCGGCGCAGGTGACGGCCGGGAGCACGGTGCCGAGCTGCGCCCGCGAGCCGCTGCCCGCCATCGCCCTGAGGCGCGGCATGTGGTCGAGCAGCTTGGGGGTCAGCCCGACGACGTCCAGGACGAGGAGCGGGGTGGGTGCGCCGGTGCGGTCGTCGGTCATGGCAGTTCCTTGAGGCCGAGGTCGGTCAGCAGGTCCTTGGCGAGGGAGAGTTCGGCGGCGATGCCGTCGGCCAGCCGGTCCCGGTCGCGCGGGCGCAGCTCGGCGGGCAGCGCCTGCCAGGTGTACGTCTCCACCTCCAGGTGCCGGGTGTACGCGACGGGGCCGCCGACGAGCGCGGTCAGCGCCTCGCGCAGGACGGGCAGGGTGGAGGTGAGCGGCGCCACGGGCCGCGCGTGCAGCGGTACGTGGAAGTGCGCGCGCCAGGGCGCGCCGTCCGGCAGGGCGGGTCCGGCCAGTGCCTCGCCGAGGTCGTCGGTGCCGAGCAGCCCGGCGGCGCCCCTGGTGCGGGTCTGGTGCAGGAAGCGCGGTTCGGCGAACTCGGCGAGCGCGGCCCGGACGGCCGGGTCGGCCGGGTCCTCGGCGTGCAGCGCGGCCGAGAGCTGGACCTTGGGGACGGTGATCCCGGCGGAGCGCAGTGCGCCGAGCGCGCTCGCCGGGTCCTCGAAGGAGGTGGCGAGGTGGCAGGTGTCGACGCAGACGCCGATGCGGGGCGTGCCGAGGGCCGCGAGCGGGGCGATGGCGTCGGCGGTGGTCTCCACGGTGCAGCCCGGCTCGGGTTCCAGACCGATCCGGATGGATTTTCCGGTGGCCTCCTCCAGGAGGTCGAGCCGTCCGGCGAGGTCGGTGAGCGCGCCGTGCGCGGCCTCGGCCTGCGCGGGGCCGAAACCGGTGCGCCAGGCGAGCGGCAGTGTGGAGATCGTGCCCTCGGTGACGTCGTCCGGCAGCAGGGCCGCGAGCAGCCGGGCCAGTTCGGCGGTGTACTCCAGACGCTCCGGATCCGTCCAGTCCGGTTTGTACACCCGGTACTTGACCTCCTCGGCGCCGAACCCCTCGTACGGGAAGCCGTTGAGGGTGACGACCTCCAGGCCGCGCCGGTCGAGTTCGGCGCGCAGCCCGCGCAGCGCGGCCGGGTCGGCGCCCAGCTCCCGCGCCGCGTCCCGGGCCAGCCACAGACCGATGCCGAGCCGGTCGGTGCCCAGCCGCAGCCGGACCGGCTCGCAGTGGTCGCGCAGCTGGGCGAGGACGCCGTCGAGGGTCTCGGCGGGATGGACGTTGGTGCAGTACGCGAGGTGGACCGTCGATCCGTCGCGGTGGCGCAGGCGCATGCTCACTCGCCGCCGCGGAGGATGGAGTTGCCCTCGTGCAGGGTGCCGGGCGCGACCGGTCCCAGGTCCAGACGGCCGCTCAGCCCGTAGAAGGCGACCGGGTTGCGCCACAGCACCAGGTCCACCGCGTCCTCGTCGAACCCGGCCTTCAGCATGGCGTCGGCGACCTTGCGGGTCTTGAGCGGATCGCTCTTGCCCCAGTCCGCCGCCGAGTTGACCAGCACCTTCTCCGGCCCGTACTCGTCCAGGACGGCGACCATGCGGTCCTCGTCCATCTTGGTGTCCGGGTAGACGGAGAAACCGAGCCAGGCGCCGCTGTCCTTGGCCTCGCGCACCGTCGTCTCGTTGAGGTGGTCCACCAGGACGCGGTCGACGGCCAGCGCCGACTCGCGCACCACGTCGAGGGTGCGGCGCAGTCCGGTCAGCTTGTCGCGGTGCGGGGTGTGCACCATGGCGGGCAGCCCGTGTTCGGCGGCGAGCTGCAGCTGGGTGGCGAACGCCTCGTCCTCGGCGGGCGTCATCGAGTCGTACCCGATCTCGCCGACCGCGACAACGCCGTCCTTGACCAGATAGCGCGGCAGTTCGGCCAGGACGGGCGTGCAGCGCGGGTCGTTGGCCTCCTTGGGGTTGAGCGCGATCGTGCAGTGGTGGGCGATGCCGTACTGCGCGGCGCGGAACGGCTCCCAGCCGAGCAGCGCGTCGAAGTAGTCGTAGAAGCTCGCGGGCGAGGTGCGCGGCTGGCCCAGCCAGAACGACGGCTCGACGACCGCGCGCACACCCGCCGCGTGCATCGCCTCGTAGTCGTCGGTGGTGCGGGACGTCATGTGGATGTGCGGGTCGAAAATACGCATGGTCAGGACTCCTCGGCCCCGGTGAGGGCCAGTACGCGGTGGAGGTCGTCGGGGACGGGGCGGCCGGCGGCGGTGCGCTCCGCGGCGAAGTCGCCCAGCATCCGGGCGAGTTCGCCGTCGCCTTCGGCGCGTCGGGCGAGGGAGGCGATCGCGGCCACCGGGACCCCGGTGAACAGGCACTTCAGTACGGCGTGCCGCCAGGCGTGCGGCTCCAGATGGGCCGCCGCGAACGGGCCGACGGCCGCGGCCACCAGCCGGGTGTCATTGGCCCGCAGCGCGTCCTCGACCAGCGCCACCCCGTCGGCCGGGCCGAGCTCCAGGGCGTCCAGGGCGAGCAGGACGGCGCGCCGCTCGGCGGCCGTGCCCTGCTGGTAGAGGCGGGTGGCGGTGGGGCCGTCGACCCGGGCGGTGCGCAGCAGCAGCACCCGGGCCTCGTCGACGGCGTCGGCGCCGAGGCGGCGTCCGGCCGAGGCGAAGCGCAGCTCCCAGGGCGCGGTGCCGTATCCGTCACCGGGCCGCTCGGCGGTGTGCCGGGCCTCGGCGAGCGCCTCGTCGAGCCAGGCGCGCGCGGCGCCGTCCAGCCGTGCGTCGAGTTCGGTGGGGGGTGTCACGGGCGGGCTCCCTTCTCGATCAGCGGGCGCAGGAACTCCATGGACCTGCGGGCCTGTTCGGGGCCCGCGTGGGAGTGGCGGGGCAGCTCCACGACGGTCAGGCCCGTGTAGCCGGTGGCGCTCAGCGCATCGAGCAGCGGCGGGAAGTCCATCTCGCCGTCCCCGAACGGCAGGTGCTCGTGCACCCCGCGCCGCATGTCCTCGATCTGGACGTGCCGCAGCCACGGCGCGGCGGCCCGCACGCACGCGGCGGGCGGCTCCGGCTCCAGGCACTGGCAGTGCCCGAGGTCCAGGGTCAGCCCCAGCGGGCCGGGGTCGCCCAGCTGCTCGCGCAGCCGGTGGAAGTCGGCCAGGGTGGCCAGCAGATGGCCGGGCTCGGGCTCGATCGCCAGCGGGACGCCCGCCGCTTCGGCCGCGTCGAGGACCGGTGCCAGGCTCTCGCCGAGCAGCTTCCAGGCGGTGTCCTCGCCGGTGCCGTCGGGGGTGATGCCGCTGAAGCAGTGCACGGCGTGCGCGCCGAGGTCGGCGGCCACCTGTACGGCCGTGACCAGCAGCGCGGTGCGCCGGGCCCGGTCGTCCGGGTCGGGATCCAGCAGGGTGGGCCCGTGCTTGCGGCGCGGGTCCAGCACATAGCGGGCGCCGGTCTCCACGGTGACGCCGAGACCGAGCTCGCCGAGCCGCCGGGCCACCCGGCGGGTGCGTTCGGCGAGGCCGGGGGCGAGCGGGTCGAGGTGCATGTGGTCGAGGGTGAGGCCGACGCCCTGGTAGCCGAGGTCGGCCAGCAGGGCGAGGGCGTCGTCGAGCCGGAGGTCGGTCAGCCCGTTGGTGCCGTAGCCGAGGCGGACGCTCATGTGGGGCTGACCTTCCGTGCGAGGGTGCGGGCGACCGGGATCAGGCCGAGCAGCCCGGCGGCGGTGCCGGGCGCCCCGGCCCGCGCGGCCAGGGCCGCCTGGAGCGGGATCATGGCGCGGATGCCGCCGCCGACGGCCCGCTGGGTGAGCGGGGGCGAGGGGTTGAGGGCGGCGTGCAGGAAGGGGCGGGCCGCGGTGGCCGTGTAGGTGGCGGCGAGCGCGGCCCCCGCGGCCCGGCGCACCGCCGCGGCGCGCCCGCCGGCCGGCGCGCGGTCCGGGCCGGCGGGTCCGGGCAGGGACGCGGTGAGCGCGCCCAGCGTGCCGGTGACCGCGAGCGCGGCCAGCGGCGCCTTCGCGGAGCCGCCGAAGACCTCGTGGCGCGAGACGGTGGTCACCGCGTAGGTGTGGGCGCCGAGGGCCGCCGCCGGGGCGAGGGCGCGGCGCGGGGAGCCCGCGGTGGCGGTGGCGCCGAGCAGCAGGTCGAGGGAGCGGGCCGCGGCCATCGCCGCCGGGCCCGCCTTGGTGTGCTTCAGCCGCAGGTCGTACGCCCAGACGGTGGCCGCGAGCGCGGTGGCGACGGCGCCCGCCGGGCGGCCCGCGCGGTGGGCGAGCGCCAGGCCCGCGCCGGTGAGCCCGGCCGCCGCCGCCAGTGCCGCGCCCGGCTTGACCCGGCCGGACGGGATCGGGCGGTGCGGCCGTTCGCGGGCGTCCTCCTCGCGGTCGGCCCAGTCGTTGAGCGCCATCCCGGCCTCGTACAGGCAGAGCGAGGCGCCGAGGGCGAGCGCGGTGCGGCCGTTCGGACGGCGTCCGGCGGACGCCGCCCCCGCGAGGGCGTCGCCGGGCACGGTGAACAGGGCGGAGACGCGCAGGAGTTCGGCCCAGTCGCGGGGCGCCGGGCTCACCGGGCCTCCCGCAGCCGCTCGGCGAAGGAGAGGAGCGCCGCGTACTGCTCGGCCAGCGCCGCGGAGCCGCCGTCCGGGTCCTTGAAGTAGAAGCCCAGTTCGGGGCGGGGGCCGGTCAGTCCGCGCTCATGGGCGCGGGCGGCCAGCCGGGCGAGGTCCAGGACGAGGGGCGCGGCGAGCGCCGAGTCGCAGCCCTGCCAGATCGTCTGGAGCACCATGCGCGAGCCGAGGAAGCCCTCGAAGGCGATGTGGTCCCAGGCGGTCTTCCAGTCGCCGAGCGAGGGCACGTCGTCGATGTGCACCTCGCCCTCGGGCAGCGCGCCGAGGTTGTCCTCCAGGACGCGGTTCTTGCCCGCGTTCTTGGCGGCGGCGGCGGCCGGGTCGGCGAGCGAGGCGCCGTCGCCGCCGCCGAGCAGGTTGCTGCCGGACCACGCGCGCACGTCCAGGGCGCGCTGGCGGAACATCGGCGCGAGCACCGCGCGCAGCAGGGTCTGGCCGGTCTTGCCGTCGCGGCCCGCGTACGGCACGGCCGCCTCCCGGGCCGCCGGGGCGAGGGCCGGGTGGTGCAGACCGGTCGAGGGAGTGAAGTTCACATAGGCACATCCGGCGCGCAGCGCCGCCGCCGCGTACAGCGAGGAGGCGGGCAGCCGGTCGGCGTCCTCGGCGGGCGCGGGCTCGGTGGAGGAGACGTTGACCACGACGGTGCGGGCGGCGCCGGTGCGCCGGGCGAAGCCGCAGATGTCGGCGGCGAACGCCTCGATCAGCTCCTGGTCGCCGCGGGTGTCGCCGGGCAGCGGGCCGCCCATGCGTATCTCCTCGTCGGCGGCGGCGAGTTCGGCGCGGACGGCGGCGGGAAGCCCGTGCGGCAGCACCCCGCCCGCGGCCAGCTCCTCGGCGCGCTTGGGCAGCGGGCCGCTCACCACGTCGTGGCCGCCGAAGACGAGGGAGGACAGGGCGGGCAGGCCGCTGTCGGCGAACTCGGCGGTCTCGGTGACCAGGCCGGTGGGCCGCTGGAGACCGGCGGCGACGGCGGCGCAGCCGGCCACGGCCGTGGTGGCGACGGAGCCGCGGGCTCCGATGAACCAGACCCCCGTCCTGGGGACGTTGTCGCGGGTATCTGCGTACGGGGACACGGGCAGCCTCCTGGTTACGTCAGCGCGTTGAAGCCTTTCCAACCTGACGGAAGTGGCGGCTGGTTGGGCAGCTGTTCATTCGTATCGATAGATCTACCCGGCGGCGGGCGGATGCGCGGGTGCCGCAGTTGCACGCGAGAACGGCGGAGTGCTGGCCACGGCACGCCTCCGCGACCAGCACTCCTTCGCCGTCATGCGCCCGGCCTACTCGGCGCGCTGCTGGAGCTGCTCGGCCAGCGTCTGCCAGGCGGCGGCGCAGCTGCGCGCGAGGTCGGCGACCTCGGGCGCCCAGTGGCCGGGCAGACCGCGGCCGAGGGTCTCCATGCCCTCGCCGTCCACGGTGTAGTGGTGGAGCCAGCGCAGGGTGCGCCGGCCCGCCTCGTTGAGCCGCAGCGAGGGGTCCTCGCTCAGCTTGGCCAGCAGCTTCTGGCGGTCGACGGAGATCTCCCGCCGCTCGCTGCGGGCGCTGACCGCGCGCTGGGTCTGGCGCGGCACCACCGGTGCGCCGGGGGCCGGGCTCTGCCCCGCCGCCGTGCGGTAGCGGCCCGGTACGGGGTCCTCGCCCCGGTCGATGCGCTGGCGCACGTCCCGCACGGTGGCGGGTGAGAGGCCGGTCGCCCGGGCCACCTCGCGCAGCCCCGCGTTGGGCCGCTCGTGGATCATCGCGGCGGCCTGCTGGCGGCGGTATCCGCTGTCGAGCGGGCGCAGCCGGCCGTCCCGGCCCAGGCGCGCGTTCGACTGCGGAGCGTCCGCCGAGGAGCGGGAACGGATCCGGGAAATGGTCTTGTCGGAGAGGCCGACCGCGGCGGCGACGGCACGGTCGGACCACTGCGGGTGGGTCATGATGATCCGGGCCGCGGCGACCGAGCGGTCGGAGCGCGACAGCGGCAGGCCGTGGGTGACGTTGGCCTTGACCGCCAGGACGTATGCGGCGCCCTCGTCGCAGTCGACCATCCGGGCCTGGATGGTGGTCCGCCCGTTCAGAAGGGCGGCGCGCACCCGGTGGGTGCCGTCGATGACCCGCATCGACGGGCGGTGGACGGTGATCGGCGGCAGCGCTTCCCCCGCCTCGGCCAGCACGCGCACATGGTCCTCGTCGGCGCCGCCGAGACGCGGCGAGTCCTCGAACACCAGGGAGTCGATGCGTACTTCACCGGCGGGATGCGACTCGATCCAGACCATGGAGGTCACGACCTCGTCGAGGTCCGCCGCGTGGATCTTCAGTAACTGATCGTCAATCGATTGCTCGGCCAGACTCACTTTGCGCCCCCTCGCAATGAATCGGAACCGGAATCCACTTCCGGTGTGCGAAATGAAAGGCGACCGGAGAAGCCTTGTCAACCACCCGGAAGCCGGTCCCGGAGCTCCCGATTCCCTTGCGGCACAAGGCAGTAGGGGCTCGCGGGCACCGCCCGCCGGACACCCCGCAGAGCCCCCGGAGCGATGGATACCGCACAGCTGTACGGGGGCAAACGGCGGGCCGTCAGAGCGGAAGTTCAGGTTCCGTCAAGTGCGGACAACCTTCTGTACCGACCGCGGTGAAGGGGCGGTGGATTTGGACCCGGGACGCGGGCCGGACGTCAAGGACCGTCAGAAGAGGGGCCGGAATCACACATTCCGGCCCGCTGATCGGCTTCGCACTCGTGATGCCCCTGGGGCGGCGGGCCCCCGCGGGGGTGACCGCCGGTCGCCCGGCCGGCCGGAGCGGCCCGGTCAACTGCGCGGACCAGAGGAGAACTTGGCCAATTCTTTGGCCGAGAACAGACCCGGAACCCGTCACACCGGCGTGACGGGCTCCGGGCCGTGCCGTGCGTCAGTCGCCGCAGACGCCGTCGACGGCGACCTTCTCGTACAGGTGCGGGGAGACGGTACAGCCCTCCGGGTAGCCCTCACCGACCGGGTGGACCCGGGTACCGGCGTGGGCGGCGGCCAGATGGGCGGCGGACTCCCACACCGCGATGTTCACCAGGACCCGGCTGCCGCCGACGCCCCGGTGCATCTGGGTGGAGACGAAGCCGGGCTGCCGCTGGAAGTATGCGGCGTCCCGGCGCCAGAGCGCCAGGAACTCCTCCTGGCGCTCCTCCGGCACGGTGAAGGTGTTGACGAGGGTCACCGGGCCGGTCCGCTCCTGGAGTTGCTTCACATAAGGAGTGGACTCGTCGGTCTCCACGAACTCGATCACAGGACCTCCTGTCGGATTCAGCGGGGCGAACCGAACCAGCGGGCGAGCGCGTCGAGCAGTTCGCCACCGTCCGGCGAGGCCCAGGCGACATGGCCGTCGGGGCGGAGCAGAACGGCGTCCGGCCGCGTTCCCTCGACCGTATCGGCCGGCACCCAGCCGTCCGGGACGATGTCCACCCGGTCAGCCCAGGTGGCCGAGACGATGTCGATGCGGTCGGACCAGCCCTGTGCGAGCCGGGCCGCCCCCCGGCTGCCGTCGGCGGTGATCAGCACACCGCGGGCGGGGTGCAGCAGTGCGGAGACCCGGCTGGTGGAGCCGTCCGCCAGCTTCACCTCGCGGTCCGGCATCCGCAGCCCGAGCAGCGGGTGTCCGGTGCTGCCGCCCATGTCGTAGCGGATGCCGAGCCCGCTGACGTGTCCGGCCAGGCGCCGGGCCGCGTCCGGCGACTGCACCAGCTCGCGCATCACCTGGCGCATCGGCTCCATCTCGTCGCCGGTGAGGTAGAGCGACGCCTGGGCGAGGGTGTTGCGCAGCAGCTTCTCGCCCACCGGGTGCCGCTCGCTCTGATAGGTGTCGAGCAGCCCCTCGGGCGCCCAGCCCTTGACGGTGGCCGCCAGCTTCCACCCGAGGTTCACCGCGTCCTGGACCCCGACGCTCAGCCCCTGGGCGCCGGCCGGGATGTGGATGTGGGTGGAGTCGCCGGAGAGCAGGACCCGGCCGCGCCGGTACTCGGCCGCCTGGCGGGTGGCGTTGGTGAACGCGCTCACCCACTTCGTCTCGGCGCCGTGCAGGGACTGGCCGGTCAACTCCTGCCAGGAGTCCGCGATCTCGGCGAACGTGAGCGTGCTGTTGTCCCGGGGCGTCAGCTTCGCGGGGTGGATGATGATCCGGGTCACCCCCTCCTCCAGCCGGATCGCCATCACCATGCCGCCGTCGACGCGCTCGCCGATCACCCGCGGCTTGATGTCGGGGCGGTCGACGACGTCGGCCACGTACATCCCCCGGGTCGCCTCGCGGCCGGGGAAGTCGATGCCGGCCAGTTTGCGCACCCGGGACCGCCCGCCGTCGCAGCCCACCAGGTACTGGGCGGAGTGCTCGATCCGCCCGTCCGGCCCGTCCACCACCACGGTGATGCCGTCCGGCCCCTCCTCGAAGTCCATTACCTCGTGGCCGCGGCGCACGTCGACGCCCAGATCGGTGACCCACGCCTCCAGGATCTCCTCGATCCGGTACTGGGGGACGCCGCGGATGCCGAAGTGGTTGTCCTCCAGGGCGGTGAAGTCGATGCGGACGCCGCCGAAGTGCCCCTCGTTGCCTATCTCGATGTCTCCGAAG includes:
- the eboE gene encoding metabolite traffic protein EboE, which gives rise to MRLRHRDGSTVHLAYCTNVHPAETLDGVLAQLRDHCEPVRLRLGTDRLGIGLWLARDAARELGADPAALRGLRAELDRRGLEVVTLNGFPYEGFGAEEVKYRVYKPDWTDPERLEYTAELARLLAALLPDDVTEGTISTLPLAWRTGFGPAQAEAAHGALTDLAGRLDLLEEATGKSIRIGLEPEPGCTVETTADAIAPLAALGTPRIGVCVDTCHLATSFEDPASALGALRSAGITVPKVQLSAALHAEDPADPAVRAALAEFAEPRFLHQTRTRGAAGLLGTDDLGEALAGPALPDGAPWRAHFHVPLHARPVAPLTSTLPVLREALTALVGGPVAYTRHLEVETYTWQALPAELRPRDRDRLADGIAAELSLAKDLLTDLGLKELP
- a CDS encoding TatD family hydrolase, which translates into the protein MRIFDPHIHMTSRTTDDYEAMHAAGVRAVVEPSFWLGQPRTSPASFYDYFDALLGWEPFRAAQYGIAHHCTIALNPKEANDPRCTPVLAELPRYLVKDGVVAVGEIGYDSMTPAEDEAFATQLQLAAEHGLPAMVHTPHRDKLTGLRRTLDVVRESALAVDRVLVDHLNETTVREAKDSGAWLGFSVYPDTKMDEDRMVAVLDEYGPEKVLVNSAADWGKSDPLKTRKVADAMLKAGFDEDAVDLVLWRNPVAFYGLSGRLDLGPVAPGTLHEGNSILRGGE
- a CDS encoding EboA domain-containing protein translates to MTPPTELDARLDGAARAWLDEALAEARHTAERPGDGYGTAPWELRFASAGRRLGADAVDEARVLLLRTARVDGPTATRLYQQGTAAERRAVLLALDALELGPADGVALVEDALRANDTRLVAAAVGPFAAAHLEPHAWRHAVLKCLFTGVPVAAIASLARRAEGDGELARMLGDFAAERTAAGRPVPDDLHRVLALTGAEES
- a CDS encoding sugar phosphate isomerase/epimerase family protein, translated to MSVRLGYGTNGLTDLRLDDALALLADLGYQGVGLTLDHMHLDPLAPGLAERTRRVARRLGELGLGVTVETGARYVLDPRRKHGPTLLDPDPDDRARRTALLVTAVQVAADLGAHAVHCFSGITPDGTGEDTAWKLLGESLAPVLDAAEAAGVPLAIEPEPGHLLATLADFHRLREQLGDPGPLGLTLDLGHCQCLEPEPPAACVRAAAPWLRHVQIEDMRRGVHEHLPFGDGEMDFPPLLDALSATGYTGLTVVELPRHSHAGPEQARRSMEFLRPLIEKGARP
- a CDS encoding SCO3242 family prenyltransferase; its protein translation is MSPAPRDWAELLRVSALFTVPGDALAGAASAGRRPNGRTALALGASLCLYEAGMALNDWADREEDARERPHRPIPSGRVKPGAALAAAAGLTGAGLALAHRAGRPAGAVATALAATVWAYDLRLKHTKAGPAAMAAARSLDLLLGATATAGSPRRALAPAAALGAHTYAVTTVSRHEVFGGSAKAPLAALAVTGTLGALTASLPGPAGPDRAPAGGRAAAVRRAAGAALAATYTATAARPFLHAALNPSPPLTQRAVGGGIRAMIPLQAALAARAGAPGTAAGLLGLIPVARTLARKVSPT
- a CDS encoding inositol-3-phosphate synthase → MSPYADTRDNVPRTGVWFIGARGSVATTAVAGCAAVAAGLQRPTGLVTETAEFADSGLPALSSLVFGGHDVVSGPLPKRAEELAAGGVLPHGLPAAVRAELAAADEEIRMGGPLPGDTRGDQELIEAFAADICGFARRTGAARTVVVNVSSTEPAPAEDADRLPASSLYAAAALRAGCAYVNFTPSTGLHHPALAPAAREAAVPYAGRDGKTGQTLLRAVLAPMFRQRALDVRAWSGSNLLGGGDGASLADPAAAAAKNAGKNRVLEDNLGALPEGEVHIDDVPSLGDWKTAWDHIAFEGFLGSRMVLQTIWQGCDSALAAPLVLDLARLAARAHERGLTGPRPELGFYFKDPDGGSAALAEQYAALLSFAERLREAR
- a CDS encoding ParB/RepB/Spo0J family partition protein; this translates as MSLAEQSIDDQLLKIHAADLDEVVTSMVWIESHPAGEVRIDSLVFEDSPRLGGADEDHVRVLAEAGEALPPITVHRPSMRVIDGTHRVRAALLNGRTTIQARMVDCDEGAAYVLAVKANVTHGLPLSRSDRSVAAARIIMTHPQWSDRAVAAAVGLSDKTISRIRSRSSADAPQSNARLGRDGRLRPLDSGYRRQQAAAMIHERPNAGLREVARATGLSPATVRDVRQRIDRGEDPVPGRYRTAAGQSPAPGAPVVPRQTQRAVSARSERREISVDRQKLLAKLSEDPSLRLNEAGRRTLRWLHHYTVDGEGMETLGRGLPGHWAPEVADLARSCAAAWQTLAEQLQQRAE
- a CDS encoding antibiotic biosynthesis monooxygenase; amino-acid sequence: MIEFVETDESTPYVKQLQERTGPVTLVNTFTVPEERQEEFLALWRRDAAYFQRQPGFVSTQMHRGVGGSRVLVNIAVWESAAHLAAAHAGTRVHPVGEGYPEGCTVSPHLYEKVAVDGVCGD
- a CDS encoding FAD-dependent monooxygenase — protein: MGTGVIISGAGPVGLMLAGELRLNGVDVVVYEQRATPSGESRGVGFTRRAAEVFHQRGLLARFGDIEIGNEGHFGGVRIDFTALEDNHFGIRGVPQYRIEEILEAWVTDLGVDVRRGHEVMDFEEGPDGITVVVDGPDGRIEHSAQYLVGCDGGRSRVRKLAGIDFPGREATRGMYVADVVDRPDIKPRVIGERVDGGMVMAIRLEEGVTRIIIHPAKLTPRDNSTLTFAEIADSWQELTGQSLHGAETKWVSAFTNATRQAAEYRRGRVLLSGDSTHIHIPAGAQGLSVGVQDAVNLGWKLAATVKGWAPEGLLDTYQSERHPVGEKLLRNTLAQASLYLTGDEMEPMRQVMRELVQSPDAARRLAGHVSGLGIRYDMGGSTGHPLLGLRMPDREVKLADGSTSRVSALLHPARGVLITADGSRGAARLAQGWSDRIDIVSATWADRVDIVPDGWVPADTVEGTRPDAVLLRPDGHVAWASPDGGELLDALARWFGSPR